The Panicum hallii strain FIL2 chromosome 9, PHallii_v3.1, whole genome shotgun sequence genome has a window encoding:
- the LOC112875138 gene encoding pentatricopeptide repeat-containing protein At5g14080 isoform X2, with product MGPQPPAFLPCFTAAAAARALSVSARPHHPTPYPSPAAAAPASSPHAFHAHLASVAPQLPSLLAALSRARAARLPLPPATRALAATALLRHGRLPDALAHFRLLPDSDPTAPLPAPLCNSLLAALASSAGSLAHARKVLDRMLAGAVELDTVGFGVFVKAVGRKDDGLTEVLRLVDVVGRQGSRINRSVVAAMVIDGMCREGRIEGAWRALEELRLRGWKPDFVAYRIVAEEFRVAGRVEEEGLILKQKRKLGVAPRKAEYRECVLELVSNRLVTEAKEMAEAVVLGDFPIDDDVLNVLVGSVSDIDVDGAAMFCKFMMGKGRFPSTEVLVNLCENLCKSNKGDEMWEIFRVLLEKGYCKNARDYHLVVSFLGKAGKVREAYDVLKEVKRKRLEPDISSYNALMEALCRNDLLRPAKKLWDEMFTSGCCPNLHTYNILITKFTEMGESQQVQQLFDHMFQKGVAPDCATYTSFITMLCQENKYEQALEIFKKSLTQDAEVASSVLSMFILALCNQGLELQFYLCSHLGRFHLSL from the exons ATGGGCCCACAGCCCCCCGCCTTCCTCCCTTgcttcaccgccgccgcggccgcgcgcgccctCTCCGTCTCCGCCCGTCCCCACCACCCGACGCCCTACCCTtctcccgccgccgcggcgcccgccTCCAGCCCGCACGCCTTCCACGCGCACCTCGCGTCCGTCGCGCCGcagctcccctccctcctcgccgcgctctcccgcgcccgcgccgcgcggctCCCGCTCCCCCCGGCCACCCGCGCGCTCGCCGCCACCGCGTTGCTCCGCCATGGCCGCCTCCCGGATGCCCTCGCGCACTTCAGACTCCTCCCGGACTCCGATCCCACCGCCCCGCTCCCCGCGCCGCTCTGCAACTCACTGCTCGCCGCGCTCGCGTCGTCGGCCGGGTCCCTTGCCCACGCGCGCAAGGTGCTTGACAGAATGCTCGCGGGGGCCGTCGAGCTGGACACCGTCGGATTCGGGGTGTTCGTCAAGGCCGTGGGCAGGAAAGATGACGGACTGACCGAGGTCCTGCGGTTGGTGGATGTGGTGGGCCGTCAGGGGAGCAGGATTAACAGGTCGGTGGTGGCGGCAATGGTCATTGACGGTATGTGTAGGGAGGGGAGAATTGAGGGTGCTTGGCGTGCTCTGGAGGAGTTGAGGCTGCGCGGGTGGAAGCCGGATTTCGTGGCGTACAGGATAGTGGCCGAGGAGTTCAGGGTGGCGGGGAGGGTGGAGGAGGAAGGATTGATCTTGAAGCAAAAGAGGAAGCTCGGGGTCGCACCGAGGAAGGCTGAGTACAGGGAGTGTGTGCTCGAGTTGGTGTCCAACAGGCTGGTTACAGAGGCGAAGGAGATGGCAGAGGCGGTTGTGTTGGGCGATTTCCCGATTGATGATGATGTGCTCAATGTTTTGGTCGGTTCAGTGTCTGACATTGATGTTGATGGTGCTGCCATGTTCTGCAAGTTCATGATGGGGAAGGGGAGATTTCCAAGCACCGAGGTGCTTGTGAACCTTTGCGAGAACCTTTGCAAGAGCAATAAGGGCGACGAGATGTGGGAAATTTTCAGGGTGCTTCTGGAGAAAGGGTATTGTAAGAATGCAAGGGACTACCATTTGGTCGTGTCATTCTTGGGCAAGGCTGGCAAGGTTAGGGAGGCATATGATGTGCTCAAGGAGGTGAAAAGAAAGAGACTAGAACCTGACATTTCGTCGTATAATGCTCTCATGGAAGCATTATGTCGAAATGACCTTCTTAGGCCGGCCAAGAAGTTGTGGGATGAGATGTTCACCAGTGGGTGTTGCCCAAATCTGCATACATACAATATACTCATAACAAAGTTTACAGAAATGGGCGAAAGTCAACAGGTCCAACAGCTGTTTGATCATATGTTCCAAAAAGGAGTGGCTCCAGATTGTGCAACATACACATCCTTCATCACTATGCTATGCCAGGAAAATAAGTATGAACAGGCCCTGGAGATCTTTAAGAAATCTTTGACACAGGACGCTGAAGTGGCTAGTTCAGTGTTGAGTATGTTTATCCTTGCACTCTGCAACCAAG GTCTTGAACTGCAGTTTTATCTCTGTAGTCATCTTGGAAGATTTCATCTGTCTCTGTAA
- the LOC112875138 gene encoding pentatricopeptide repeat-containing protein At5g14080 isoform X1, with translation MGPQPPAFLPCFTAAAAARALSVSARPHHPTPYPSPAAAAPASSPHAFHAHLASVAPQLPSLLAALSRARAARLPLPPATRALAATALLRHGRLPDALAHFRLLPDSDPTAPLPAPLCNSLLAALASSAGSLAHARKVLDRMLAGAVELDTVGFGVFVKAVGRKDDGLTEVLRLVDVVGRQGSRINRSVVAAMVIDGMCREGRIEGAWRALEELRLRGWKPDFVAYRIVAEEFRVAGRVEEEGLILKQKRKLGVAPRKAEYRECVLELVSNRLVTEAKEMAEAVVLGDFPIDDDVLNVLVGSVSDIDVDGAAMFCKFMMGKGRFPSTEVLVNLCENLCKSNKGDEMWEIFRVLLEKGYCKNARDYHLVVSFLGKAGKVREAYDVLKEVKRKRLEPDISSYNALMEALCRNDLLRPAKKLWDEMFTSGCCPNLHTYNILITKFTEMGESQQVQQLFDHMFQKGVAPDCATYTSFITMLCQENKYEQALEIFKKSLTQDAEVASSVLSMFILALCNQGNFKAALSVMCSVPSHVENLNSHVILLKNLIDVGEVEMAVEHLEWIRSNCSSNFQNIMNELMASLSTSASLQNVTKLIQCLHSQRLVDDADPWMKLM, from the exons ATGGGCCCACAGCCCCCCGCCTTCCTCCCTTgcttcaccgccgccgcggccgcgcgcgccctCTCCGTCTCCGCCCGTCCCCACCACCCGACGCCCTACCCTtctcccgccgccgcggcgcccgccTCCAGCCCGCACGCCTTCCACGCGCACCTCGCGTCCGTCGCGCCGcagctcccctccctcctcgccgcgctctcccgcgcccgcgccgcgcggctCCCGCTCCCCCCGGCCACCCGCGCGCTCGCCGCCACCGCGTTGCTCCGCCATGGCCGCCTCCCGGATGCCCTCGCGCACTTCAGACTCCTCCCGGACTCCGATCCCACCGCCCCGCTCCCCGCGCCGCTCTGCAACTCACTGCTCGCCGCGCTCGCGTCGTCGGCCGGGTCCCTTGCCCACGCGCGCAAGGTGCTTGACAGAATGCTCGCGGGGGCCGTCGAGCTGGACACCGTCGGATTCGGGGTGTTCGTCAAGGCCGTGGGCAGGAAAGATGACGGACTGACCGAGGTCCTGCGGTTGGTGGATGTGGTGGGCCGTCAGGGGAGCAGGATTAACAGGTCGGTGGTGGCGGCAATGGTCATTGACGGTATGTGTAGGGAGGGGAGAATTGAGGGTGCTTGGCGTGCTCTGGAGGAGTTGAGGCTGCGCGGGTGGAAGCCGGATTTCGTGGCGTACAGGATAGTGGCCGAGGAGTTCAGGGTGGCGGGGAGGGTGGAGGAGGAAGGATTGATCTTGAAGCAAAAGAGGAAGCTCGGGGTCGCACCGAGGAAGGCTGAGTACAGGGAGTGTGTGCTCGAGTTGGTGTCCAACAGGCTGGTTACAGAGGCGAAGGAGATGGCAGAGGCGGTTGTGTTGGGCGATTTCCCGATTGATGATGATGTGCTCAATGTTTTGGTCGGTTCAGTGTCTGACATTGATGTTGATGGTGCTGCCATGTTCTGCAAGTTCATGATGGGGAAGGGGAGATTTCCAAGCACCGAGGTGCTTGTGAACCTTTGCGAGAACCTTTGCAAGAGCAATAAGGGCGACGAGATGTGGGAAATTTTCAGGGTGCTTCTGGAGAAAGGGTATTGTAAGAATGCAAGGGACTACCATTTGGTCGTGTCATTCTTGGGCAAGGCTGGCAAGGTTAGGGAGGCATATGATGTGCTCAAGGAGGTGAAAAGAAAGAGACTAGAACCTGACATTTCGTCGTATAATGCTCTCATGGAAGCATTATGTCGAAATGACCTTCTTAGGCCGGCCAAGAAGTTGTGGGATGAGATGTTCACCAGTGGGTGTTGCCCAAATCTGCATACATACAATATACTCATAACAAAGTTTACAGAAATGGGCGAAAGTCAACAGGTCCAACAGCTGTTTGATCATATGTTCCAAAAAGGAGTGGCTCCAGATTGTGCAACATACACATCCTTCATCACTATGCTATGCCAGGAAAATAAGTATGAACAGGCCCTGGAGATCTTTAAGAAATCTTTGACACAGGACGCTGAAGTGGCTAGTTCAGTGTTGAGTATGTTTATCCTTGCACTCTGCAACCAAG GTAATTTCAAAGCAGCATTGAGCGTTATGTGTTCTGTTCCATCTCATGTTGAGAATTTGAATTCCCATGTCATCTTGCTGAAGAATCTAATAGACGTTGGAGAAGTAGAAATGGCCGTGGAGCACCTAGAATGGATTAGGAGCAACTGCAGCTCTAATTTTCAGAACATAATGAATGAACTCATGGCTTCTCTATCCACATCTGCCAGTCTTCAAAATGTGACAAAGCTGATACAGTGTCTACACTCACAGAGGCTTGTTGATGATGCTGACCCATGGATGAAGTTGATGTGA
- the LOC112875140 gene encoding rubisco accumulation factor 1, chloroplastic-like produces MLSLSHPAAASAAPRHHRAPRRAAASFRRRASHIAASAILLPGGGGSTGGRGGDRKLPFTPPPMAPPGQLYRPYHPPPSPLPANYRTLDLTQRLEVLRDRMGQWHEYAPLISALSRDGFTPSSIEEATGISGVEQNCLVVASQVRDSLISETAAFPPDLLAYFDSYSGPELLYELRFLNARQRADAAKHAIDYRLEPKGVRELARSMKDFPRRRGVDDGWGEFDGASPGDCLAFARFRQSREAINVEDRIAELERALQVVATDPARARVELEMERARKKAAGEEVEEDDDDAVARPAVNVVRLQYGEVAEATTVLLLPVVRETDGVAAMESAPRRTKTDVDLGIVEVDKAWARWAVVPGWGPVAAAAEEAVVVELADGRRLPWRTAEEEPVLVIANRGQKEVAEQGLYVLEKEGRLVVERGKKLAEQGITTAAAEVLIVVRPPRDEDDMISDEEWD; encoded by the coding sequence ATGCTCTCCCTCTCCCAccccgccgcggcctccgccgcgccgcgccaccaccgcgcgccacgccgcgcagCCGCGTCGttccgccgccgcgccagccACATCGCCGCGAGCGCCATCCTgctccccggcggcggcggcagcaccggcggccgcggcggcgaccggaAGCTCCCCTTCACCCCGCCCCCGATGGCGCCGCCGGGCCAGCTCTACCGGCCCTACcacccgccgccgtccccgctGCCGGCCAACTACCGCACCCTCGACCTCACCCAGCGCCTCGAGGTCCTCCGCGACCGCATGGGCCAGTGGCACGAGTACGCGCCCCTCATCTCCGCGCTCTCCCGGGACGGCTTCACCCCGTCCTCCATCGAGGAGGCCACCGGCATCTCCGGCGTCGAGCAGAACTGCCTCGTCGTCGCGTCGCAGGTCCGCGACTCGCTCATCAGCGAGACCGCCGCCTTCCCGCCGGACCTGCTCGCCTACTTCGACTCCTACAGCGGGCCCGAGCTGCTGTACGAGCTCCGATTCCTCAACGCGCGCCAGCGCGCCGACGCCGCAAAGCACGCCATCGACTACCGCCTCGAGCCCAAGGGCGTGCGGGAGCTCGCGCGCTCCATGAAGGACTTCCCGCGACGCCGCGGGGTCGACGACGGATGGGGGGAATTCGACGGGGCCTCACCCGGCGACTGCCTCGCCTTCGCGCGCTTCCGGCAGTCGCGGGAGGCCATCAACGTCGAGGACCGCATCGCAGAGCTCGAACGCGCGCTGCAGGTGGTGGCCACCGACCCGGCCAGGGCGCGCGTCGAGCTCGAGATGGAGCGCGCAAGGAAGAaggccgccggcgaggaggtggaggaggacgacgacgacgccgtCGCGCGCCCAGCCGTCAACGTGGTGCGCCTCCAGTACGGCGAGGTCGCCGAGGCCACCAccgtgctgctgctgccggtAGTGCGGGAGACGGACGGCGTCGCCGCCATGGAGTCCGCGCCCAGGCGGACCAAGACGGACGTGGACCTCGGCATCGTCGAGGTGGACAAGGCGTGGGCGCGGTGGGCCGTCGTTCCCGGATGGGGCCccgtcgccgcggccgcggaggaggcggtCGTGGTCGAGCTGGCTGACGGGCGCAGGCTGCCGTGGcggacggcggaggaggagccggTGCTGGTCATTGCCAACCGGggccagaaggaggtggcggagCAGGGGCTTTACGTCCTCGAGAAGGAAGGCCGGCTCGTGgtggagagagggaaaaagctGGCTGAGCAGGGCATCACCACTGCCGCCGCCGAGGTGTTGATCGTCGTCCGGCCGCCCAGGGACGAGGACGACATGATCAGCGATGAGGAGTGGGACTGA